One window of Leucobacter komagatae genomic DNA carries:
- the glmM gene encoding phosphoglucosamine mutase, whose translation MGRLFGTDGVRGLAGVDITADLALRLAHAAALVLGRNARGESRRATAIVARDPRVSGEFISAAVSAGLAAAGVDVLDAGVIPTPAAAYLVADTGADFGVMVSASHNPAPDNGIKFFAEGGRKLPDDVEDAIEAAMTLPPVAVTGHEVGRIRRFADAEDRYLVHLLGTLEGTSLAGLTVVLDCAHGAASGISPDAFTAAGAKIVVIGNEPDGMNINDGVGSTYLGPLKAAVLEHGADLGIAHDGDADRCLAVDASGNEIDGDRIMAILALSMSRRGKLDKNTLVATVMSNLGLMLAMSDNGIDVIQTGVGDRYVLEAINEHGYSLGGEQSGHVIMSEFATTGDGILTGLHIAAEIVRSGKTLTELGECMKVYPQVLVNVRGVDRSRATSDEVLQQAVHQAEEALAGQGRVLLRPSGTEPVVRVMVEAAEEEQAQQLADDLAAIVKERLAV comes from the coding sequence ATGGGACGCCTGTTTGGCACCGATGGGGTGCGGGGCTTGGCCGGGGTGGATATCACCGCCGACCTTGCCCTGCGCCTCGCGCACGCTGCGGCTCTCGTACTCGGACGTAACGCCCGAGGCGAGAGCCGTCGCGCTACCGCGATCGTTGCGCGCGATCCGCGGGTCTCAGGCGAGTTCATCTCGGCCGCCGTGTCGGCCGGTCTCGCCGCGGCTGGTGTTGACGTGCTCGACGCCGGCGTCATTCCGACGCCCGCAGCCGCGTACCTCGTAGCCGATACCGGCGCCGACTTCGGCGTTATGGTCTCGGCGTCGCACAACCCGGCCCCCGATAACGGCATCAAGTTCTTCGCCGAGGGCGGCCGCAAGCTGCCTGACGACGTCGAAGACGCCATCGAGGCGGCCATGACCCTCCCGCCCGTCGCTGTCACGGGGCACGAGGTCGGCCGGATCCGTCGCTTCGCCGACGCAGAGGATCGCTACCTCGTTCACCTGCTCGGCACGCTCGAGGGCACCAGCCTTGCGGGGCTCACGGTCGTGCTCGACTGCGCCCACGGCGCTGCTTCTGGCATCTCGCCCGACGCGTTCACCGCGGCTGGCGCGAAGATCGTCGTGATCGGCAACGAACCCGATGGCATGAACATCAATGACGGGGTCGGCTCGACTTACCTCGGCCCGCTGAAGGCCGCGGTGCTTGAGCACGGTGCTGACCTGGGCATCGCTCACGACGGCGACGCTGATCGCTGCTTGGCCGTCGACGCCTCGGGCAACGAGATTGACGGCGATCGCATCATGGCGATCCTCGCGCTCTCGATGTCGCGACGCGGCAAACTCGACAAGAACACGCTCGTGGCGACGGTCATGTCGAACCTGGGCCTGATGCTCGCGATGTCTGACAACGGCATCGACGTCATCCAGACCGGTGTTGGCGACCGCTACGTGCTTGAGGCCATCAACGAGCACGGGTATTCGTTGGGCGGTGAGCAGTCCGGGCACGTCATCATGAGCGAGTTCGCGACGACCGGCGACGGCATTCTCACCGGGCTGCACATTGCGGCCGAGATCGTGCGGTCGGGCAAGACGCTCACCGAGCTTGGCGAGTGCATGAAGGTCTACCCGCAGGTGCTCGTGAACGTGCGCGGCGTTGACCGCTCGCGCGCCACAAGCGACGAGGTGCTGCAGCAAGCGGTTCACCAGGCAGAGGAAGCCCTCGCGGGGCAGGGGCGCGTGCTGCTCCGCCCGTCGGGCACCGAGCCTGTCGTGCGCGTCATGGTTGAAGCGGCGGAGGAAGAGCAGGCGCAGCAGCTTGCGGACGACCTCGCGGCAATCGTGAAGGAACGCCTGGCGGTGTAA
- a CDS encoding tRNA pseudouridine synthase A has product MIRLRLDIAYDGTDFSGWATQPGLRTVQGEIEAALARLLRAPEGELRLTVGGRTDAGVHARGQVAHLDVSAEQFERWGASQRRGSGSGSQTGVDAAAGDDSVRLMARRLNGVLHRAASDIAIHSVAPAPAGFDARFSALRRRYEYRLRPENARRDPLTARFTAEVPRALDLGVMQRVSEDLLGLQDFTTFCKAREGATAVRELLAFEWRETEDGAYAARIEADAFCHSMVRALVGSVVAVGHGRLSSGELVELRDARERTSRFTVMPAHGLSLEEIGYPEDAELAARAEQTRARRDPLDD; this is encoded by the coding sequence ATGATTCGGCTGCGCCTCGACATCGCCTACGACGGCACCGACTTCTCGGGCTGGGCGACCCAGCCCGGGCTGCGCACCGTGCAGGGCGAGATCGAGGCGGCCCTCGCCAGGTTGCTGCGGGCGCCGGAGGGCGAGCTGCGGCTCACCGTTGGCGGTCGCACGGACGCCGGGGTGCACGCGCGTGGGCAGGTCGCGCACCTCGACGTGAGCGCCGAGCAGTTCGAACGGTGGGGTGCGTCTCAGCGGCGCGGCTCTGGCTCCGGCTCTCAAACTGGCGTGGACGCCGCAGCCGGGGATGATTCCGTTCGTCTCATGGCCCGGCGCCTGAACGGTGTGCTGCACCGAGCGGCCTCCGACATTGCGATCCACAGCGTCGCGCCAGCGCCCGCGGGGTTCGACGCCCGCTTTTCGGCGCTGCGTCGCCGCTACGAGTACCGGCTGCGGCCCGAGAATGCGCGGCGCGACCCATTGACGGCGCGCTTTACAGCCGAGGTGCCGCGGGCCCTCGATCTCGGGGTGATGCAGCGCGTCTCGGAGGATCTCCTTGGTCTGCAGGACTTCACGACCTTCTGCAAGGCGCGTGAGGGGGCGACGGCTGTGCGCGAACTCCTCGCGTTCGAGTGGCGCGAAACCGAGGACGGGGCCTACGCGGCCCGCATCGAGGCCGACGCCTTCTGCCACTCCATGGTGCGCGCGCTCGTTGGCTCGGTCGTCGCCGTCGGGCACGGCCGACTCTCCTCGGGCGAGCTCGTCGAACTGCGCGACGCCCGGGAACGCACGAGCCGATTCACTGTCATGCCGGCCCACGGGCTGTCGCTCGAAGAGATCGGTTACCCGGAGGACGCGGAGCTCGCTGCCAGGGCGGAGCAGACGCGAGCGCGGCGCGATCCGCTCGATGACTGA
- a CDS encoding endonuclease domain-containing protein, with protein sequence MINRILSKHDGIIRSSELIARGVTRYRVQQEVTAGRLIRFKKGWLAAPTADPQLIATASAGLTLSCVTQAKRLGLWVRRNPDAEHFGVPRPGSERRPPDSVLHYHAPIVPRGRFALVDEIENVLVLVAQCEPFEDAVATWDSALNKKLVDRAGLEHLPLPAASKRVLEATDPFADSGLESYFRVRLSWLKLPIISQAWLVGRRVDFLIGSRLVVQIDGGHHVGPQRTDDIEHDAQLKLRGFTVIRVSYTQIMHSWPETQALIMRAVAAGLHQPARLA encoded by the coding sequence ATGATCAACCGCATTCTCTCGAAACACGACGGCATCATCAGAAGCTCCGAGCTCATCGCCCGTGGGGTGACGCGCTACCGGGTACAGCAGGAGGTCACAGCGGGCAGGCTCATTCGATTCAAGAAGGGCTGGCTCGCGGCGCCCACGGCCGACCCACAGCTCATCGCCACCGCGTCCGCGGGACTCACCCTGAGTTGCGTCACCCAGGCGAAGCGGCTGGGCCTCTGGGTACGAAGGAACCCGGACGCTGAGCACTTCGGCGTGCCACGACCGGGGTCAGAACGGCGACCGCCAGATTCCGTGCTCCACTACCACGCACCGATCGTGCCCCGAGGGAGGTTTGCCCTCGTCGACGAGATCGAGAACGTGCTCGTTCTGGTCGCGCAGTGCGAGCCATTCGAAGATGCCGTAGCGACGTGGGATTCAGCGCTCAATAAGAAACTCGTGGACAGGGCCGGGCTCGAGCACCTACCGCTGCCCGCAGCGTCAAAGCGCGTGCTTGAGGCGACCGACCCGTTCGCCGATTCGGGGCTAGAAAGCTACTTTCGGGTGCGGCTGAGCTGGCTCAAACTGCCGATCATTTCACAGGCGTGGCTTGTCGGGCGCAGGGTCGACTTCCTCATCGGTTCGCGCCTTGTGGTGCAGATCGATGGCGGGCATCACGTTGGCCCGCAACGAACGGACGACATCGAGCACGACGCGCAACTTAAGCTTCGCGGGTTCACCGTTATTCGGGTGAGTTACACGCAGATCATGCACTCGTGGCCAGAGACTCAGGCGCTCATCATGCGCGCCGTCGCAGCAGGACTTCATCAGCCGGCTCGGCTCGCATAG
- a CDS encoding acyltransferase family protein, producing the protein MSVSPLRATGAPVSPRGGRFGGLDGLRAIAVGMVLVYHLFPKALPGGFLGVDVFFVMSGFLITSLLLRELEGTGRIDLLAFWRRRARRLLPAVALVVLVSTSLALAASRDLLVGVAQQIAGALLFVSNWVFIANGSDYFARDAPELFRNFWSLALEEQFYIVLPLIAVLVFRLRSRLTWAIPLAALGVGSAFLMAALANAGAEPTRIYFGSDSHSFGLFLGAAMAVLLSARAQRTLSRAGQVASVSVAVAGFAVLGYLAFALQEASEASFAWGFQLATVAALGVVWAVTREGAIVGRLLDVAPLRWVGERSYGIYLWHWPLLVITVSVATSAGFGNSWIPPVIALALTILFAALSYRFVEQPVRRVGLRGALIRWFSPRNYTPRRKRVSIGLAAVLAVTFPLTGVAVAIAPERTSSADSILRGQKQLEADKSAAGDQDPEGSDHGATGDAEPGSDSAGAEQGAAPAATFEGRDITAVGDSVMLASYPELTEAFPGIEVDAAVSRGIWAGVEILQDMAARGALRSVIVVGLGTNGPVEPEALTALREVAGSRPIVFVDAHAERDWIPGVNEELNAFAAANRGVVVAKWDASVAGTPEFLAEDGIHPGPEGGEVYAGAIRAALDELLSPAEATGWGVGRR; encoded by the coding sequence GTGTCTGTTTCTCCCCTGCGCGCGACCGGAGCACCGGTGAGCCCCCGGGGCGGCCGATTCGGCGGGCTCGACGGGCTGCGCGCTATCGCCGTGGGCATGGTGCTCGTGTACCACCTCTTCCCGAAGGCGTTGCCCGGCGGGTTCCTCGGCGTTGACGTGTTCTTCGTCATGAGCGGGTTCCTTATCACCTCACTGCTCCTGCGGGAGCTCGAGGGCACGGGCCGGATCGACCTTCTTGCGTTCTGGCGCAGGCGCGCCCGCCGGCTGCTTCCCGCGGTCGCACTCGTCGTACTCGTGAGCACGTCGCTCGCCCTCGCGGCGAGCAGAGATCTGCTGGTCGGAGTCGCCCAGCAGATCGCCGGCGCGCTCCTGTTCGTTTCGAACTGGGTGTTCATCGCGAACGGCTCTGACTACTTCGCCAGGGACGCCCCCGAGCTCTTCCGCAACTTCTGGTCGCTCGCGCTCGAGGAGCAGTTCTACATCGTACTGCCGCTCATCGCGGTGCTCGTGTTTCGGCTGCGGTCGCGGCTCACCTGGGCGATTCCGCTCGCCGCGCTCGGCGTTGGTTCCGCGTTCCTGATGGCCGCACTCGCGAACGCGGGCGCAGAGCCGACGCGCATCTACTTCGGCTCAGACTCACACAGCTTTGGCCTGTTCCTCGGAGCCGCAATGGCCGTGCTGCTCTCTGCGCGCGCCCAGCGCACGCTGTCGCGCGCAGGCCAGGTCGCTTCCGTGTCGGTCGCGGTGGCCGGCTTCGCTGTGCTTGGGTACCTCGCGTTTGCGCTGCAGGAGGCAAGCGAAGCTAGCTTCGCCTGGGGCTTCCAGCTTGCCACCGTCGCGGCGCTCGGCGTCGTCTGGGCTGTCACCCGTGAGGGCGCCATCGTCGGCAGGCTGCTCGATGTGGCGCCGCTGCGCTGGGTCGGCGAGCGTTCCTACGGCATCTACCTGTGGCACTGGCCCCTCCTCGTCATCACCGTGAGCGTCGCGACGTCGGCCGGGTTCGGGAACAGCTGGATCCCGCCCGTGATCGCCCTCGCGCTCACGATCCTCTTCGCGGCGCTGTCGTACCGGTTCGTCGAGCAGCCGGTACGCCGCGTTGGCCTCCGCGGCGCGCTCATTCGCTGGTTCAGCCCGCGCAACTACACGCCCCGGCGCAAGCGCGTCTCAATCGGCCTCGCTGCCGTGCTCGCCGTCACTTTCCCGCTCACCGGGGTCGCCGTCGCGATCGCGCCCGAGCGCACATCGTCGGCAGACTCAATTCTGCGCGGGCAGAAGCAGCTCGAGGCAGACAAGAGCGCGGCGGGAGATCAGGATCCCGAGGGCTCAGATCACGGTGCTACCGGCGACGCGGAACCCGGCTCTGATTCCGCCGGTGCCGAGCAGGGAGCTGCGCCGGCCGCTACTTTTGAGGGGCGCGACATCACTGCCGTCGGCGACTCGGTCATGCTCGCAAGCTACCCCGAGCTCACCGAGGCATTTCCTGGCATCGAGGTCGACGCAGCTGTGTCGCGCGGCATCTGGGCGGGCGTCGAGATCCTCCAAGATATGGCTGCTCGTGGCGCGCTCCGCAGCGTCATCGTGGTTGGCCTCGGTACCAACGGCCCGGTTGAACCGGAAGCGCTCACAGCGCTGCGGGAGGTTGCCGGGTCGCGGCCGATCGTCTTCGTCGACGCGCACGCTGAGCGTGATTGGATCCCGGGTGTGAACGAGGAGCTGAACGCGTTCGCGGCAGCGAACCGCGGTGTCGTCGTCGCAAAGTGGGACGCGAGTGTCGCGGGCACGCCCGAGTTCCTCGCCGAAGACGGCATCCACCCCGGCCCGGAGGGTGGCGAGGTATACGCCGGTGCGATCCGGGCGGCCCTCGACGAGCTCCTCTCCCCCGCCGAGGCGACCGGCTGGGGCGTCGGCCGCCGCTAA
- the rpsI gene encoding 30S ribosomal protein S9: MTEEQTVAPESYTTETPASQATAAAPRPALTVPGAAVGRRKQAVARVRLIPGEGKMTVNGREFAEYFPNKLHQQLITDPFTVLELGGAYDLIATIDGGGPSGQAGALRLAVARALNEIDAEHNRATLKKAGFLSRDARIKERKKAGLKKARKAPQYSKR, translated from the coding sequence GTGACTGAAGAGCAGACCGTGGCCCCTGAGAGCTACACCACTGAGACCCCCGCGTCGCAGGCAACCGCTGCTGCACCGCGCCCCGCACTCACCGTTCCCGGTGCAGCTGTCGGCCGCCGCAAGCAGGCCGTCGCACGCGTTCGCCTCATCCCGGGCGAGGGCAAGATGACCGTCAACGGTCGTGAGTTCGCGGAGTACTTCCCGAACAAGCTGCACCAGCAGCTCATCACCGACCCGTTCACCGTGCTCGAGCTCGGCGGCGCATACGACCTCATCGCCACCATCGATGGCGGCGGCCCCTCGGGCCAGGCCGGTGCACTCCGCCTCGCGGTTGCACGCGCCCTCAACGAGATCGACGCTGAGCACAACCGTGCAACGCTGAAGAAGGCTGGCTTCCTGAGCCGCGACGCTCGCATCAAGGAGCGCAAGAAGGCCGGACTCAAGAAGGCCCGTAAGGCGCCTCAGTACTCGAAGCGCTAA
- the infA gene encoding translation initiation factor IF-1 codes for MAKKDGVIEIEGQVAEALPNAQFRVELTNGHKVLAHISGKMRQHYIRILPGDRVIVELTPYDLTRGRIVYRYK; via the coding sequence ATGGCGAAGAAAGACGGCGTCATCGAGATCGAGGGCCAGGTAGCTGAGGCGCTCCCGAACGCACAGTTCCGGGTAGAGCTTACAAACGGCCACAAGGTGCTCGCGCACATCTCGGGCAAAATGCGTCAGCACTACATCCGCATCCTTCCAGGGGACCGCGTGATCGTGGAGCTGACCCCGTACGATCTGACCCGCGGTCGCATCGTCTACCGTTACAAGTAG
- the rpmJ gene encoding 50S ribosomal protein L36, with the protein MKVNPSVKPICDHCKVIRRHGRVMVICKSNPRHKQRQG; encoded by the coding sequence ATGAAGGTCAACCCCAGCGTTAAGCCCATCTGCGATCACTGCAAGGTGATCCGCCGCCACGGCCGCGTCATGGTGATCTGCAAGAGCAACCCGCGTCACAAGCAGCGCCAGGGCTAA
- the rplQ gene encoding 50S ribosomal protein L17 translates to MPKPTKGPRLGGGPTHERLMLNQMAAQLFEHKRIQTTETKAKRLQPIAERLVTFAKRGDLHARRRVMRQILDKSVVHELFTEIAPLVENREGGYTRITKTGFRKGDNAPLAVIELVLEPVQPKPKAKKAAAPAAEVVEEAPEAVEETAEVAEEAVEAAETEAPAEEKAE, encoded by the coding sequence ATGCCTAAGCCCACCAAGGGCCCCCGCCTCGGAGGCGGACCCACTCACGAGCGCCTCATGCTCAACCAGATGGCTGCGCAGCTCTTCGAGCACAAGCGCATCCAGACCACTGAGACCAAGGCAAAGCGCCTGCAGCCCATCGCTGAGCGCCTCGTGACCTTCGCAAAGCGTGGAGACCTCCACGCTCGCCGTCGCGTCATGCGCCAGATCCTCGACAAGTCGGTCGTGCACGAGCTCTTCACCGAGATCGCACCGCTCGTCGAGAACCGCGAGGGTGGCTACACCCGCATCACGAAGACCGGTTTCCGCAAGGGCGACAACGCTCCCCTCGCAGTGATCGAGCTCGTTCTCGAGCCCGTTCAGCCGAAGCCGAAGGCGAAGAAGGCTGCAGCTCCCGCTGCAGAGGTCGTCGAAGAGGCTCCCGAGGCAGTCGAAGAGACCGCCGAGGTTGCTGAGGAGGCCGTTGAGGCTGCCGAGACCGAGGCTCCGGCCGAGGAGAAGGCCGAGTAA
- a CDS encoding DNA-directed RNA polymerase subunit alpha: MLIAQRPTLTEDSISEYRSRFTIEPLEPGFGYTLGNSLRRTLLSSIPGAAVTSVRFEGVAHEFTTIPGVTEDVTEIILNIKGLVVSSEHDEPITAYLRKTGAGEVTAADISAPAGVEVHNPELVIATLGDDAQFELELTIERGRGYVSAAQNRNDDAEVGRIPVDSIYSPVLKVTYRVEATRAGERTDFDRLVVDVESKPAISPRDAIASAGSTLVELFGLARELNTAAEGVEIGPAPVEVVAEGELSIPIEDLDLSVRSYNCLKREGINSVSELVALSEAQLMNIRNFGQKSVFEVRDKLAEMGLSLKDAVPGFDGANFYSYEDDVN; the protein is encoded by the coding sequence GTGCTCATTGCACAGCGCCCCACTCTGACCGAAGATTCAATCTCCGAGTACCGCTCGCGCTTCACGATCGAGCCCCTCGAGCCTGGCTTCGGTTACACGCTTGGAAACTCGCTCCGTCGTACCCTGCTCTCCTCGATCCCCGGAGCCGCTGTCACCAGCGTCCGCTTCGAGGGCGTCGCTCACGAGTTCACGACGATCCCCGGTGTCACTGAAGACGTCACCGAGATCATCCTGAACATCAAGGGCCTCGTTGTTTCGAGCGAGCACGACGAGCCGATCACTGCTTACCTTCGCAAGACCGGAGCAGGCGAGGTTACCGCTGCTGATATCTCGGCGCCCGCTGGCGTCGAGGTGCACAACCCCGAGCTCGTCATCGCGACGCTCGGTGACGACGCACAGTTCGAGCTCGAGCTCACGATCGAGCGCGGCCGTGGCTACGTTTCTGCAGCGCAGAACCGTAACGACGACGCAGAGGTTGGCCGTATTCCGGTTGACTCGATCTACTCGCCCGTGCTCAAGGTGACCTACCGTGTCGAGGCAACTCGTGCCGGCGAGCGCACCGACTTCGACCGCCTGGTGGTCGACGTTGAGTCGAAGCCCGCTATCAGCCCCCGCGACGCGATCGCTTCGGCTGGCTCGACCCTGGTCGAGCTCTTCGGGCTTGCACGCGAGCTGAACACTGCCGCTGAGGGCGTCGAGATCGGCCCCGCGCCGGTTGAGGTTGTCGCCGAGGGCGAGCTCTCGATTCCGATCGAGGATCTCGACCTGTCGGTCCGCAGCTACAACTGCCTCAAGCGTGAGGGCATCAACTCCGTGAGCGAACTCGTTGCGCTCTCGGAAGCCCAGCTCATGAACATTCGTAACTTCGGTCAGAAGTCCGTCTTTGAGGTGCGCGACAAGCTCGCCGAGATGGGTCTCTCGCTCAAGGACGCGGTTCCCGGTTTCGACGGAGCCAACTTCTACAGCTACGAGGACGACGTTAACTAA
- the rplM gene encoding 50S ribosomal protein L13 → MTRTYSPKAADQKHDWIVIDATDVVLGRLASHAAALLRGKHKTTFAPHMDMGDYVIIVNADKVVLTGNKAAQKKAYRHSGYPGGLRSVSYTELLTKNPERAVEKAIRGMLPKNSLGADLFRKLKVYAGPEHPHAAQQPTPYTFGQVAQ, encoded by the coding sequence GTGACTCGCACATACTCGCCGAAGGCAGCTGACCAGAAGCACGACTGGATCGTCATCGACGCAACAGACGTGGTTCTCGGCCGCCTCGCATCCCACGCCGCAGCTCTGCTCCGCGGCAAGCACAAGACCACCTTCGCACCGCACATGGACATGGGTGACTACGTCATCATCGTCAACGCGGACAAGGTTGTGCTGACCGGTAACAAGGCAGCGCAGAAGAAGGCTTACCGCCACTCGGGCTACCCGGGCGGCCTCCGTTCGGTGAGCTACACCGAGCTCCTCACGAAGAACCCCGAGCGCGCAGTCGAGAAGGCCATCCGTGGCATGCTCCCGAAGAACTCGCTCGGCGCAGACCTGTTCCGCAAGCTGAAGGTGTACGCGGGCCCGGAGCACCCCCACGCTGCACAGCAGCCGACCCCCTACACCTTTGGCCAGGTTGCGCAGTAA
- the rpsM gene encoding 30S ribosomal protein S13, whose translation MARIAGVDIPREKRVEIALTYIYGVGRTSALKTLEATGIDGNTRVRDLSDDQLVLLRDHIEGNFKVEGDLRREVQADIRRKVEIGSYQGIRHRRGMPVHGQRTKTNARTRKGPKRTVAGKKK comes from the coding sequence ATGGCACGTATTGCAGGCGTAGACATCCCGCGCGAAAAGCGCGTAGAGATCGCGCTCACCTACATCTATGGCGTCGGCCGCACGAGCGCACTCAAGACGCTCGAGGCGACTGGCATCGACGGGAACACCCGTGTTCGCGACCTCAGCGACGACCAGCTCGTCCTGCTCCGCGACCACATTGAGGGCAACTTCAAGGTTGAGGGTGACCTCCGCCGCGAGGTCCAGGCCGACATCCGCCGCAAGGTTGAGATCGGTAGCTACCAGGGTATTCGCCACCGCCGGGGCATGCCTGTGCATGGTCAGCGCACCAAGACGAACGCTCGTACCCGCAAGGGCCCGAAGCGCACCGTCGCCGGTAAGAAGAAGTAA
- the rpsK gene encoding 30S ribosomal protein S11: protein MAAPKSAARKPRRKDKKNIAVGHAHIKSTFNNTIISITDTTGAVLTWASSGGVGFKGSRKSTPFAAQLAAESVARKAQEHGMKKVDVFVKGPGSGRETAIRSLQAAGLEVGSINDVTPQTHNGCRPPKRRRV from the coding sequence ATGGCTGCACCTAAGTCGGCAGCGCGCAAGCCGCGCCGCAAGGACAAGAAGAACATCGCAGTGGGCCACGCCCACATCAAGTCGACGTTCAACAACACGATCATCTCGATCACGGACACCACTGGTGCCGTGCTGACCTGGGCTTCCTCGGGTGGAGTTGGCTTCAAGGGCTCGCGTAAGTCGACCCCGTTCGCCGCTCAGCTCGCCGCAGAGTCCGTCGCCCGCAAGGCGCAGGAGCACGGCATGAAGAAGGTCGACGTCTTCGTGAAGGGCCCCGGCTCGGGCCGCGAGACCGCGATCCGCTCGCTGCAGGCCGCAGGCCTCGAGGTTGGCTCGATTAACGACGTCACCCCGCAGACCCACAACGGCTGCCGTCCGCCGAAGCGTCGCCGCGTCTGA